From a single Phragmites australis chromosome 7, lpPhrAust1.1, whole genome shotgun sequence genomic region:
- the LOC133923584 gene encoding probable aquaporin TIP3-2 isoform X2 produces the protein MLPGRHLSRRADASGTGALLPAATRAAVAEFIATAMFVFAAEGSVYGKLYKDTGTPGGLLAVAIAHALGLAAAVAVASNASGGHVNPAVTFGVLVGRRISFGRAAVYWAAQLLGAVVAALLLRLISGGTRPVGFELGHGVHERHALLLEAAMTFGLMYAVYATAVDRSRGVIGAIAPLAIGFVLGANILAGGPFDGAAMNPARAFGPAIVGWSWRHHWVYWVGPLIGAGLAGALYEFVMVKQQPEAAPAAAAHRLPLSAEDY, from the exons ATGCTGCCAGGTCGCCACCTTTCCCGCCGTGCTGACGCATCCGGCACGGGGGCCCTCCTGCCGGCCGCCACCcgcgcggcggtggcggagttCATTGCCACGGCCATGTTCGTGTTCGCCGCCGAAGGCTCCGTCTACG GGAAGCTGTACAAGGACACGGGGACGCCGGGTGGCCTGCTCGCGGTGGCCATCGCGCACGCGCTGGGGCTGGCCgccgcggtggcggtggcgagcAATGCGTCGGGTGGGCACGTCAACCCGGCCGTCACGTTCGGCGTGCTCGTGGGACGGCGCATCTCGTTCGGGCGTGCCGCTGTCTACTGGGCTGCGCAGCTGCTCGGCGCCGTGGTCGCGGCGTTGCTCCTAAGGCTCATCTCGGGAGGCACG CGCCCCGTGGGCTTCGAGCTCGGCCACGGCGTTCACGAGCGGCACGCCCTCCTGCTCGAGGCCGCTATGACGTTCGGGCTCATGTACGCCGTGTACGCCACTGCGGTGGACCGGAGCCGCGGCGTCATCGGCGCGATCGCGCCCCTCGCCATCGGCTTCGTCCTGGGCGCGAACATTCTCGCCGGAGGCCCGTTCGACGGCGCGGCGATGAACCCGGCGCGGGCGTTCGGGCCCGCGATCGTCGGCTGGAGCTGGCGCCACCACTGGGTTTACTGGGTCGGGCCGCTGATCGGCGCCGGTCTGGCTGGCGCGCTGTATGAGTTCGTCATGGTTAAGCAGCAACCTGAGGCGGCGCCGGCAGCTGCAGCCCATCGGCTCCCCTTGTCCGCTGAGGATTACTGA
- the LOC133924624 gene encoding uncharacterized protein LOC133924624 — translation MATSSFFHPLAAPMAGGGGGGVRLRRCPLTFPVPARTAPRRPAPLLVARAKRAGSRTPATASRQPAKPSAAPKRDAEEVEVEEEMPWIQDKALDLVEFTGTVTQAIPGPRVGSSPVPWLLALPLAYVGVSFVLAVVRTVRRFTSPRTKKKRRVGKNIFLLKSLDELFQKGREAVDYPALQDLMQKTGFDMDDVVRKYIWYTLNEKPFNPNAVVDLIHLRKASMLEGAEVAEILNEISRRIVWEKGPVVMDLSGFTEQGFKRKLAVQVLFGKILYLSELPEFCSRDSSLVVKEIFGVTDEDVDSIRIHTLSATGDIESIQKMVDDSDLERGPSSSS, via the exons atggCGACCAGCTCCTTTTTCCATCCGCTCGCCGCCCCgatggccggcggcggcggcggcggcgttcgcCTCCGTCGCTGCCCCCTCACCTTCCCGGTCCCCGCCCGCACCGCGCCCCGGCGACCGGCGCCGCTCCTCGTCGCCCGCGCCAAGCGCGCCGGCAGCCGGACCCCCGCCACCGCCTCGCGGCAGCCCGCGAAACCCAGCGCGGCCCCGAAGAGGgatgcggaggaggtggaggtcgAGGAGGAGATGCCGTGGATCCAGGACAAGGCGCTGGACCTCGTGGAGTTCACGGGCACCGTCACACAGGCCATCCCGGGGCCCCGCGTTGGCTCCAGCCCCGTGCCGTGGCTCCTCGCCTTGCCGCTCGCCTACGTCGGCGTTTCCTTCGTGCTCGCGGTCGTCCGCACCGTGCGCAGGTTCACCTCCCCGCGCACTAAGAAGAAGCGAAGG GTGGGTAAGAATATATTCTTGTTGAAGTCACTGGATGAGCTGTTCCAGAAGGGCAGGGAGGCAGTAGATTATCCCGCTCTCCAAGACCTAATGCAGAAG ACAGGATTTGACATGGATGATGTAGTAAGAAAGTACATCTGGTACACACTGAATGAAAAACCGTTCAATCCTAATGCGGTTGTGGATCTCATACATCTTAGGAAGGCATCAATGTTAGAAGGTGCCGAAGTTGCTGAAATTTTGAATGAGATTTCAAGAAGAATTGTTTGGGAAAAAG GGCCAGTAGTTATGGACTTATCTGGGTTTACAGAACAAGGTTTTAAGCGGAAGCTTGCTGTGCAAGTGTTGTTTGGAAAAATCCTGTACTTATCAGAG CTTCCGGAGTTCTGTTCACGGGACAGCTCACTTGTTGTCAAAGAAATCTTTGGAGTTACAGA TGAGGACGTGGACAGCATCCGAATTCACACCCTTTCTGCAACTGGTGATATCGAATCTATACAGAAGATGGTCGATGATTCTGACTTAGAACGTGGCCCCTCGTCATCATCTTGA
- the LOC133923584 gene encoding probable aquaporin TIP3-2 isoform X1 gives MLPGRHLSRRADASGTGALLPAATRAAVAEFIATAMFVFAAEGSVYGLWKLYKDTGTPGGLLAVAIAHALGLAAAVAVASNASGGHVNPAVTFGVLVGRRISFGRAAVYWAAQLLGAVVAALLLRLISGGTRPVGFELGHGVHERHALLLEAAMTFGLMYAVYATAVDRSRGVIGAIAPLAIGFVLGANILAGGPFDGAAMNPARAFGPAIVGWSWRHHWVYWVGPLIGAGLAGALYEFVMVKQQPEAAPAAAAHRLPLSAEDY, from the exons ATGCTGCCAGGTCGCCACCTTTCCCGCCGTGCTGACGCATCCGGCACGGGGGCCCTCCTGCCGGCCGCCACCcgcgcggcggtggcggagttCATTGCCACGGCCATGTTCGTGTTCGCCGCCGAAGGCTCCGTCTACGGCCTCT GGAAGCTGTACAAGGACACGGGGACGCCGGGTGGCCTGCTCGCGGTGGCCATCGCGCACGCGCTGGGGCTGGCCgccgcggtggcggtggcgagcAATGCGTCGGGTGGGCACGTCAACCCGGCCGTCACGTTCGGCGTGCTCGTGGGACGGCGCATCTCGTTCGGGCGTGCCGCTGTCTACTGGGCTGCGCAGCTGCTCGGCGCCGTGGTCGCGGCGTTGCTCCTAAGGCTCATCTCGGGAGGCACG CGCCCCGTGGGCTTCGAGCTCGGCCACGGCGTTCACGAGCGGCACGCCCTCCTGCTCGAGGCCGCTATGACGTTCGGGCTCATGTACGCCGTGTACGCCACTGCGGTGGACCGGAGCCGCGGCGTCATCGGCGCGATCGCGCCCCTCGCCATCGGCTTCGTCCTGGGCGCGAACATTCTCGCCGGAGGCCCGTTCGACGGCGCGGCGATGAACCCGGCGCGGGCGTTCGGGCCCGCGATCGTCGGCTGGAGCTGGCGCCACCACTGGGTTTACTGGGTCGGGCCGCTGATCGGCGCCGGTCTGGCTGGCGCGCTGTATGAGTTCGTCATGGTTAAGCAGCAACCTGAGGCGGCGCCGGCAGCTGCAGCCCATCGGCTCCCCTTGTCCGCTGAGGATTACTGA